CGTTAGTTTCAATAATGCACTCACATTTGCAATCAAGTCTTTACAAGTAACAGCAAGCACGGCATACCTCAAATCTACATTACTtcaattcatcattttcctttaaaGTATCTGTGTCCAACATCTGATGTATATCCAAATAAGTCTATGAGAATATGATCCTCCTAGATGGAAATCTAAGAGAAAAATTGAGCATACCTGTGTCAGAAGCATTCCTGTATTCACACCGGAGTCCCAACAATATAGGTATTACGGTCAGGTAAGCATTTAAAAGAGAACGTGCCTATGTGATGAAGTTATTCATTCTCTTCCAAGCTAAAAAGGAAAATTGCACAAGTCAACCTTTCTATTATCATTTAAATTCACAAGAAGAACATACTAAATATCAAAATTCACATGAAGTAGAGGATAATGTGAAAAGTTGATTACCTTAAGATCATCCTTCAAAATTTTTAAGCCATGAGGTTCTGCATGAACAAATCTGCTATtgatattcaaaaaaaatcaaccaaGTCCCATGTCTTATTGATGGCAACTGCTCACATCCTTAATTTCCATGTTGCCTTCTCAAATGTCCAAATTCACATGAAACACAGGATAATGTTAGAAGTTAACAGACAGATGATTGTGAAAATGAACACAATGTCAACTATGAATGATAATCAATTATTGAAAGATAAAATTTACGCTGGAAATAAAAAAGTTTACCAGGTTTTCCTCTATTCAAAAACTACAGCTTCTCCTCTTCAACATTTTAGCTTAGAATAATACACAAAATGCACAGGCAGAAGGGGCTAGCAAGTCTTCAGAAATTTGAGACTGGCGTCTGAATTCATCATTTGTGGGAAGGAAGTCATTTTTAGAATGGAAGATCTCACAAAGGAATATTTGGAACATGGTATCTGTAAAGAGCGTGTTCAAAAACatttaagagaaataaaataaggtGCAAGTAAACATGGGCAGTAGTTGAAAGCCAAAAATATTCAACTAAAAACGCCTTTACATTTTACAACCAAGTTTAAGCTCATTCACGCAAAGCTGCGATTGGAAATGATCCAATCACCCACATTTATGATCCCAACTTTCCttaaaagcataataataataaccttAATTACCTTTGGATTCTAAATGATCCAATTAATGTCCAAACAGAAAACCTTAATTTGGATGACAATCATGCAATTCAAAACATGTTTCCTTAAGTTAAACATATTTCGCAGatctaattcttttttttttaaatacatttgtCATGAAAGTAAAAAATGAATGGAAATACCTGCGTCAGAACATTTGTTTTCTCAGTCACTGCCCCTTCTATATAATGACCTCACCATCAATTTCAATGACAGGGATGTGGGAAATGTTGGCCCAATCTTTGCCTTCCTCCTTTTTACAACGTTTCTCCAGCAAAGGACATCCGCAAATGGACAAACGAGAAAGAGAGGGAGGAAGCATGTTTGAGGGCATGGATTGGAGCTTGGGACAGCTGTAGATACACAAATCGCAAAGAGAGGTGAGGTGTTGAAACCCTTTATACTCCAAACTCTTTAGATTTGGAAGAAACCGGATCCAGAGAGATGAAAGAGAAGAGGGAAGCAGATGTTCATCTGGAAAACACTCCATCTCTACTTCTGAACCCCAGATATCGAGATTTGTAAGAGAAGGGAGTGTACGCAAACTCCATCCCCTTTTCCTAATCAAGCTCTCAATTAGTTTATCACTTCCTCCGAttctaatttcttttaatttggagAGCAAACCCTCTTTTGGAACCCTCTCTATTTCTGGACAAATTACTATTTCCAAATACTCAAGGGATGGAAAGACGGAGTGCATTTGCTCTGGCAATGACTTTAAACTTCCGCAACATACAAGCTTAAGTCGGGTCAAATTGGTGACAGCTAATCCATCTTCAATTTGAAAAGATATCAACTTTTGGCAAAAATATATCTCCAAAGAATTGAGATGCTGGTGGTGAGCGCCCTCTGAAGCAGCACTAATAAACTTCAAGTCTTCACATCTCGAAATCCTAACACACTTTACCATAGGAAACGATCTTAATGGGAAAGATTCCAGTCCATAACATTTACCACTCCCTATTTCCAAGGATTCAAGGGATGCATACAAGAAGATATCAGAATAATCCAAGTTTTCACAGAAAGAGATGCTAAATCGCTTCAGCTTGATGGGCACCCTAACTTCAGGAAGGGATCTAATTTCTGAACAAAAGTCCAAACGTAGCTTTTCAAGAAGTGCGCATTGTTGCAACATTTGTTCCAATACGGAATCATCCATATTCAAAATTCTAATGCGCAACTCCCGAAGCCCACAAGCCAATGGCTCCAACTGCAATGCTTGGCATTTCTTTAACTCAAGTTCCAAAATGCTTGGTGCCGTTGGAAGCAAGCCTCCAAGCTTCTCACAATCTTCAATCTCCAGTTTCTTTAAACAAGGGAGGTGTTTGGGAAGAGACTTAGTTAGTTTTGGACAATCTCTAATGCATAGCTCTTGTAGAAGAGGGAAAGCTTCATCACTCCGACAATACCATTCCTCCCACTCGGCCATATTCTCAAACCTTAGCATTTCAAGTGATTGAAATGGTTTAGTTGAAGCTTGTCCAGTCCCGTAGAACTCATCACCAACTATTAACACTCCACTCAAACCGGAAATGGAGAGAGATTTCAAAGATGATAACTGCCCAAGCGGTGGTAAGGATATGCAAAATTTACAATCATGTAACCCCAAAGATACCATATTTGAGAAGGAAGAATGCCCCACCCATTCCGGAAATATTATGTCTTTATAACTCCTAATAACAAGATGCTCCAAATTTGTATGAGGCTGTAGTTGTTTAAGTACTTCTCGATGATGCCTTGAATCACCATCAATATCATCATCTTTACCCCATCTCAACTTCAACTTTTTAAGGTCCACCTTATCCTTCAAATTGGCATCTTTGGCATCCATGGCACATGCAACAGTTTTTAGTCCCGAAATGGAAAGTCTTCCACGTAGATGCTTGAGCTTTCCCAACTCATTAATGCTTGATCCAGTTTGATAGCCTAAAACAAAATTTGTTACCATTCAAAGATCTTTCAACTTACCCATTCCTTCTGGCATCCTTGCTAAGTTTGTTCCCCTGATATCAAGATATAGCATGTTGATCAATCTTTCCATGTCTCTCGGCAACTCATCAAGGCCGCTGCATCCATGCAATTTTAATGCTTGCAAATTATACAATGTACACAAAGAGTTTGGCAACCTTTTAATTTTAGTTCTTCAGAGATTCAAATTTCGTAGATGCTTCAAATTACCAATGTCTTCTGGCAAATTCTTGATATTTGTATACTCAGCCAATGAAAGCACTCGTAAGCTTGATTTCACCATCAAATCATGCATTAGCACATCACTGACAAATGAGGAGTACCAGCCTGACTTTGTAATTAAGAAAGTACGTAGACCCTTTGCTTTagctaaactttgaaatttttgccGCACATCATATCGTTCTTGGACATTAGACAAATGACGGGTCCTTTCGGTTATTACACAAGAACCACCACCACTACCTTCCAATGTGCAAATGAACTCTCCGGTTACAGATTTAGCCAAGTCACTAATTAGATCATGCATGACAAAAcaagatttttttcttttagattgtTGAAAGAATGACCTCAATCTTAAATCTTTGAAGCACTCGGTACCCCGTTCTTCCAGATCTCCATTGTCTTTGGGAAGCTCTAAAAGACCTTCAGCCATCCATAATTGAATAAGTTCTTCCTTTTCAAATTCGTAATCTTTAGGGAAAATTGAACAATAAGCAAAACATCgcttcaaatgggaaggaagatAATGGTAACTCAAAGTTAACGCTGGAAGAATATTAGTTGCATCATTTGGAATGTCCCAAAAATTGCTATGTAAAATTTTCTTCCACTCATCAGCATCTGGTTTGCAACGCAGAAGGCCTCCAAGAGCTTTTGCAGCCAAAGGGAGTCCGCCACATCTTTTAACAATTGCTTCCCCGATTGCCATCAGATCTGGATGCTTGGCGGGGCTTGAACCATCAAATGCATGCTTTGCAAATAACTTCCAACAATCATCATCTGATAACACATCTAAACGATAAGTTGGAACGTTCCTCATGATTGCTGCAACGTTTTCATCACGTGTTGTTACAATAATCTTGCTATTCTTGGCCCCAGAAGTGAAGGGACTTGCAAGCTCTTTCCAATGAAAATAATTCTTGTTCCAAACATCATCCAAAATGATTAGATATTTCTTTCCCGACAGCTGCTCTTTGAGTTTAAGTTGAAGCTGATTTAAGTTCTGGTTTCCATCACAACTACATATGATCTCTTCAAGAATGGTTTTGGTTACCTTGAAAGCATCAAATTCCTCTGAAACACACACCCATGCTTTGCGGTCAAACCATTTATCCACTCTGGGGTCGTTGTAGATCAATTGGGCAAGGGTGGTTTTGCCAAGCCCGCCCATACCCACAATGAGGATCACATCTGTCTAATTTTCAGACAGATTTTGAGGATCCAACAACTtcattatttcttctttttcatcaTCTCTGCCACAAACATCAGACTCGTCCACCAAAGAAGTTGCGGGCGTTCTTTGAAATGCCTTTTCTCCTTCTTTCAGACCCAGATTCTGTTTTTGGTTGAGTAGGTAGTCTAGTCTCCCAACGATCTCCTCCAGCTTTGACTGCATCCCATCTTTGAAAGGattgaaagaagagaaaaagctacTAACCTGCTTCATAGCAGTAGTTTGATATTCGGATTCGATCTTGTTCCGAAGAGCTTCAGTAGAGATTTCATCCAGGAGGTCCTCGGCATCATAAACAGCATCTTTGAGCTCATCAGTCCAACTTTTGACATTTGGGTTGGTAATCTGCTTATTTTCAGCATCATCCAACACTGCTTTCACCGACATCAAGGTTGGCTTCAGTTTCTTCAGCAGCACAGCTTCAAGTTTCTTTCCTTGGATAAGCCTCAGAACATCTCCAGAAACAATCCTATCAAGCAGCACCTCAATGGAAGCAGAGAGAAAAGCTTCACCCACCATAGCcatgtttttttttccttctttgttttttgttttacaaAGAAAGGTTTAAAGGAAGATGAAAACTAAATAATTGCAAACAATGGAAAAGAATAGTGCGTAAAGTCAAGTGAAGAAAGTTGCAGAGATGAAggatttgaatcagaagaaagtAAGTGAAAGTGAAAGCAAATAGAAAAGAGGAGAGCAAGAGTGAAAATATGAGATGAAGATGAAAAGGGAAAGGCTTATGTACCTTaaatttctttaatatttaataacataaaaaaaacactATTTTTCTATGGCATAATTGTTTGTTTACAGATAATTTAGGCTAAATTAGGCTAAAGGacgtttttttaattaattagaactTTAAGacgattttaaaattaattagagaaataagttaattttaagaGATAAATGGAGAGTGCATTCAGTTGGGTGAACTTTCTctatatatattaagaaaatgtGGTTCGTTGGATGTGCTTTCCCTCTATGATAAAAAAACAACGGTTTTTTTAAACGTTGTCGCACCAACcgtaaacaaaaattaaaattccaacgataagtttttttatcaaattctatttttttcattcGCATCcttctctcaattctctcaaaCTTTCTCAACTCTCTTAAATTCTATCAAGTCTCTCAACTCTCTCATTTTGATTGTATtcgatattttcatttaaaaataatatttttattaattatctcatattgcatttgtttaaaaatctatttttcacaaatagaTGTCTCTCTAATCCGCTTCGACGACAAGTATATGTCTACCGCCTAAGTAGTAATAATAAGACGGAAAtctaaatttcattaattttaatattgttaaatttttttttaatttgaaattgtttttATTGTGTTAATAAGCAGATGATAGTATTCTGGATGACTTCATTTTCTTGAAATTCATTTAGGCTTAACTACGTTTttaagtcttttttttctttaatttagggaaaaaaaCCTGCTTTTGGAGAGAGAGTTAAGTTgtattttctgaattttttaatATAGTTAATTTCTTTGATtagatagttaaatattaataattttatcctTTAAGTCTTAGGTTTGATTCCTCTCCCACTcacattttttaattaatgttttaaacatTTAAGCTCATttggttaaatggttaaataataatgatttcatCCTTTAGACTCAGATCATATTTTCCTCTTTCACacacatttgtaatttttatttcatgttattttaagtttttatttttaattaataattatattgttttcatttttttatttttaatcatatttttaattaataactattttattcgtaaaataaatgataactatgtaattatataataaaaatgtatttgaCATATATCATTAtgctaaaaatatttgaaattaataattcatttatatataatataaacatcaactaatttttttgatatatttttctttatatatagtatttacatgtcaaatatttattttctcaacCTATATTGTGGGTACagtgatttctaatattatagaatgaaataattatttcaaatataattattattttataagtaaaatatttcaaatatcattgttttttcatctacattgggggtatgatatttcaaatatttttatatgtgataaattttaattaattacttcaaatatcattatatttatatgtgaaatattttaaatacatatacaaaaatatataatactaaaatttactgCACTCATTTTATGGATTGAAAActaaatattacacatataaaaattatatttagtaaaaataatcatatttttaataattatttgattttatgaatcaTGAGTTATTAATTAAGaagatgaattaaaaattattttttgaaaacaatatatttattaactaaaaataaaaaacttaaaacaataagaaataaaaattacaaatatatttaaaagagGAAAATTAAACCTAAGTCTAAaggatgaaattattatttaaccatttaaccaaatgagctaatatgttaaaaatattaattaaaaatttaaaaatttaaaacataattaaataaaaaataaaaatgtgagtgagagaaaaatcaaacctaagactt
The genomic region above belongs to Gossypium hirsutum isolate 1008001.06 chromosome D05, Gossypium_hirsutum_v2.1, whole genome shotgun sequence and contains:
- the LOC121217956 gene encoding putative disease resistance RPP13-like protein 1, encoding MGGLGKTTLAQLIYNDPRVDKWFDRKAWVCVSEEFDAFKVTKTILEEIICSCDGNQNLNQLQLKLKEQLSGKKYLIILDDVWNKNYFHWKELASPFTSGAKNSKIIVTTRDENVAAIMRNVPTYRLDVLSDDDCWKLFAKHAFDGSSPAKHPDLMAIGEAIVKRCGGLPLAAKALGGLLRCKPDADEWKKILHSNFWDIPNDATNILPALTLSYHYLPSHLKRCFAYCSIFPKDYEFEKEELIQLWMAEGLLELPKDNGDLEERGTECFKDLRLRSFFQQSKRKKSCFVMHDLISDLAKSVTGEFICTLEGSGGGSCVITERTRHLSNVQERYDVRQKFQSLAKAKGLRTFLITKSGWYSSFVSDVLMHDLMVKSSLRVLSLAEYTNIKNLPEDIGNLKHLRNLNL
- the LOC107904073 gene encoding putative disease resistance protein At3g14460; protein product: MVTNFVLGYQTGSSINELGKLKHLRGRLSISGLKTVACAMDAKDANLKDKVDLKKLKLRWGKDDDIDGDSRHHREVLKQLQPHTNLEHLVIRSYKDIIFPEWVGHSSFSNMVSLGLHDCKFCISLPPLGQLSSLKSLSISGLSGVLIVGDEFYGTGQASTKPFQSLEMLRFENMAEWEEWYCRSDEAFPLLQELCIRDCPKLTKSLPKHLPCLKKLEIEDCEKLGGLLPTAPSILELELKKCQALQLEPLACGLRELRIRILNMDDSVLEQMLQQCALLEKLRLDFCSEIRSLPEVRVPIKLKRFSISFCENLDYSDIFLYASLESLEIGSGKCYGLESFPLRSFPMVKCVRISRCEDLKFISAASEGAHHQHLNSLEIYFCQKLISFQIEDGLAVTNLTRLKLVCCGSLKSLPEQMHSVFPSLEYLEIVICPEIERVPKEGLLSKLKEIRIGGSDKLIESLIRKRGWSLRTLPSLTNLDIWGSEVEMECFPDEHLLPSSLSSLWIRFLPNLKSLEYKGFQHLTSLCDLCIYSCPKLQSMPSNMLPPSLSRLSICGCPLLEKRCKKEEGKDWANISHIPVIEIDGEVII